One window of the Chlamydiales bacterium genome contains the following:
- a CDS encoding polyprenyl synthetase family protein: MTAQIFSIKNQTEKSAASFFYSHKDKIEQEIARSISSFGEKSKLRDAVEYSLTSGGKRFRPVVVFLIAEALKHELNVSDAALSVEFFHTASLIADDLPCMDDEDERRGKPTVHKVFGETIALLSSYALITAAFERIHKNAEAMKEAGAPFSNFSERACMIALESASRCAGILGATGGQFLDLFPPNHSLDTVKQVIYKKSVTLFEVAFVFGWVFGGGDLSQIEMIKKTSYHLGMAFQIADDITDIESDEKKQHEMNLARLIGKERALYVFEEELNKFRQALIDLKLNTPSFEKLCGMLSKLATNA; this comes from the coding sequence ATGACAGCGCAGATCTTCTCTATTAAAAATCAGACCGAAAAGAGCGCTGCCTCTTTTTTCTACTCGCACAAGGATAAGATCGAACAGGAGATCGCAAGAAGCATCAGCTCATTTGGAGAGAAGAGCAAGCTTAGAGATGCCGTTGAATACTCTCTTACGAGTGGAGGAAAGCGTTTCCGACCCGTTGTTGTTTTTCTGATAGCCGAGGCGCTTAAGCACGAGCTCAACGTCTCTGATGCCGCACTCTCTGTGGAGTTTTTTCATACCGCCTCGCTTATCGCCGACGATCTTCCTTGTATGGATGATGAAGATGAGAGACGGGGGAAGCCTACAGTTCACAAGGTTTTTGGGGAGACGATCGCTCTTCTTTCTAGCTATGCGCTTATCACAGCAGCCTTTGAAAGAATTCATAAAAATGCGGAAGCCATGAAAGAAGCGGGCGCTCCTTTTTCTAATTTTAGCGAACGCGCCTGCATGATCGCCCTCGAAAGCGCCTCTCGCTGTGCGGGAATTCTCGGAGCGACGGGAGGACAATTTTTAGACCTCTTTCCCCCCAACCACTCACTTGATACTGTAAAACAGGTGATCTACAAAAAGAGCGTTACACTCTTTGAAGTTGCGTTTGTTTTTGGATGGGTATTTGGCGGTGGAGATCTCTCTCAGATCGAGATGATCAAAAAGACCTCCTACCACCTCGGAATGGCCTTTCAAATAGCAGACGATATCACCGATATCGAAAGCGATGAGAAGAAGCAGCACGAGATGAATCTAGCTAGGCTCATCGGCAAGGAGCGCGCGCTCTATGTCTTTGAAGAGGAGCTAAATAAATTCCGACAAGCTCTTATCGATTTAAAGCTGAACACCCCCTCTTTTGAAAAGTTGTGCGGGATGCTCTCAAAGCTTGCCACTAACGCCTAA
- a CDS encoding UDP-N-acetylglucosamine diphosphorylase, whose protein sequence is MSTSPYTPSEFFDLSQFAHASLFEECNYPWEALIHLSTYVKINTSGKIEIDIPQGVFLVNPESISIGPGTVIEPGAYIQGPCIIGARCIIRHGAYLRGDVLLGDDCIIGHATEIKHSILLDGAAAPHFNYIGDSILGGNVNLGAGVVCANLRLDHAIVKVDCNGKKIETGMKKLGAIIGDGAQVGCNCVLNPGTLLGKSSLCSPCLNISGFVKPHSKVKPFYKA, encoded by the coding sequence GTGTCGACATCTCCCTACACCCCTTCAGAGTTCTTTGATCTCTCTCAATTTGCGCATGCTTCTCTCTTTGAAGAGTGCAACTATCCGTGGGAGGCTCTCATTCATCTTTCAACTTATGTGAAGATCAACACTTCTGGAAAAATCGAGATCGATATTCCTCAGGGTGTCTTTCTTGTTAACCCAGAATCCATCTCAATTGGCCCAGGAACAGTGATCGAACCGGGAGCCTACATCCAGGGGCCTTGCATCATTGGAGCGCGCTGCATCATCCGTCATGGCGCATATTTAAGGGGTGATGTTCTCTTGGGAGATGATTGCATTATCGGGCACGCCACAGAGATCAAACACTCGATTCTTTTAGATGGAGCTGCAGCTCCGCACTTCAACTACATCGGTGATTCTATCTTGGGTGGGAATGTGAATTTAGGCGCGGGTGTCGTCTGTGCGAACTTAAGGCTAGATCACGCTATTGTAAAAGTGGATTGCAATGGAAAAAAGATTGAAACGGGAATGAAGAAGCTGGGAGCGATCATTGGCGATGGAGCTCAAGTGGGTTGTAACTGTGTTCTCAATCCCGGAACACTTTTAGGAAAGTCTTCTCTCTGTTCTCCCTGTCTCAATATTTCTGGATTCGTAAAACCTCACTCTAAAGTAAAACCATTTTACAAAGCGTAA